The nucleotide sequence attgaGGATCTTAAACTACCTTTGCTTTAAGTTTTTCAAACGGGGGTGTTTTAGCGGTGAGATGTGTTACTTTCAACCCCGATTCTGCTATTAAATTAGTCACCAAAGCAGTTTTTTCTTCGGAATCTTCAACAACTATCCAATGGATATTTGGTACAAGCATTAAAGTTTGagatattttagtgagttcagCTTTTTGAACATACCTGTGAAATTATTTCATACACTATGTATTAAATACAGGAGGAAAATATTTACGAGGTTAGTCCATAAAATAAGGTACCCAATGAACtttcacaatgaaaaacatgtttatattGAATGTTTGGAAAGCACCATATTAAACTTGAATAATGCCTGTTGTGTGGGGTTTTCTGTCTATATCTGTCTTTGAATTCTATGCACCATGTTGACCACTTTTCTACACTTCACATAGTTGGAGGAACGTTCTTTACacacaaaaaacaaatcaatgAGCATAATTCACACCTACAGTGAGAATTAAATGGAAGTTCCACATTTCACAGCTACCAAGACAAGAATGAAAGTTGTAAACAGCTCTACAGGGCGGAAACTGGAAGAAAAAGAGCCAAGCTACAGTCCAGCCTCGTTTAATCCCGTCTAACGACGTTTCTAACGTTCGTAGCTCCTTAGAAACTCTATTTTatggacaaccctcgtattaacaataaaaataaacaaatagaaacaaagataaactaatattattgttaatatagtGAATACCTATAATATGTAGGAGTTATGGCATAAATAAAAGGCATATCGTCTAAATGTTTATCATTCTCGAGcatattcaataaaatcatcTGTTGGGGTGTAAGATGCAATTTATATTGGTATATACGCAATCTATCCTTAAGATCTCCTATTAATAACCCATTGTCTgcaatgaataatttcaaatgtaaCTTTTTCCCTAACAATTAGAAAAGCATACTATTTATTCCTACTACTCACAATTACCCATCTGAAGATGATTACTTTTGTAACATTCAATGCAATTCCAATTATAAACTGAATAGatttgaaaactataaaaatcaaCTATCTTACCTTTTTCTATTGTCATTATTTTCCAGAATATGAGtatagaagataaaattaagaaatatcCTAAATATCTTTTGAATTTCCTGTTTTCGTAATGGTCCATTTTTATTGTTCTAACAAATATACCTATCTACAACGTCTTGTATCCGTAATAATAACATATTATTTGATAACAAAGCAACAAAacatatgtttatttaataattaaatacacatatttatttaaatactcattttttgaaattacgaGATTTTTAAACAAGGTTAAGTACTTCTGCTTTTATGAATACTAAATTTCACTAGCATGTACAAGTAAAAActcattaaattaaattaaaatttgggaatatatataaaagtaaaaagtcaaaattagtttcaaatttcaaaaatttaattataaccTATAATTACGAGTTATTTATTGGGTATTcaccaatttttatattgttgtaaTGTGAATTGTATACCTAGTAGTATACAAATCAGcaatgattgaaatttttgtagCATATCAAGATAATTAGGAAACGTCACTTGTCATTAGAAACTTTTCAGCGTTGCTTTGAGTTGTTAGCTCAATTTCTTGTTTAATCAAAAACGATTTGAGTCTTTTGGATgcttagttttttcaatttttttagtttctggTAGTTGTCAACGTACCAGCATGCGCACTTCAGTATTCGTTTTGAAATATaagtcaaaatttgataatttgataatcatgatttttatttttttattcatcttgTATATACACATATCTCTACCCTTTAGGTCAACTTAAAtgcttttattttgattttacataTATGAATACAgtgttttaatttgaaaacattggaactttatttaaatgaaaatgtaaCTTGATTGCAAATTACATACAAGTAATAATTATATGTAAATCATGACGTTTATGGAAAACACAATGAAAATAGtgttttagatataaaaaaaatcacgcCGAATCGAATAATTTAAACCTATTTGAATATAAACATAATCTAATCTAAATATAAGTACTTATAGATATACTTttcgaattaaattttttgatttcacTAAGGTTTTGGTGGTCATTGAGTGAAAACGTGTAATAGACAATGAAAAGTTTTACGTATTTTTCAGGGGTGTGTCTATTAATATGTATCGTATACTCACATGCTAATAAAACTGGTGAGtgttttataatcaaatatatgtataagaaattaaattcttctttatttattgcTTGGTTTTATTTTGGTCATTCTATAAGATACATTTGGAAAAATctattaatagttatttttttttctatttgtttacTCATGTATAGTACTTTTATGGCataaaacttttggaaaatgttaatgcaaattgagaaattgttttaaattaactAAACAACATCGATAATGATACTTGATTGATTACTATgtcattttttatgatttttaactCTTATTAACAAACAAtgtatagataaaaatattgatcagATATTGGGACACATAATATTTATCTAATCTAAGTATCCAGACTAAAACGCGTAGttcttcattttaaaaatactttgaaatcCTCTAATTCAACATGAAACTAAAAACTTGAGTTAAAAGTAAGTTTAAGTAAGTAAGTAGGAAAAACCACACACATGAATTATAAAATCGCCAACGACATATGATGTAAAGTGTAGCAGAATACACTGAGAAATGAAGCTGAAATaactacactgagaaaaataaatatagcaCTAGAATCAAAAGTGAAGTGACAGGTGACAACGGCAACTAACATACCGagatttttaaaggaaaatttataaaaactaataaaaatgatatccTCCAAAAAGCTAGGATGAGAATATTAGGATAGTTCagaaacaataatataaaatttaggtGATATAAGAAAACAGCTAATCCACGTCAAAATGGctgccgtggggtaaacaatcgattttctTGAATGTATCcgtgttttttggttttttctcgATAGTGGAagttgttttgtattattttttggttttatgatGTTAAGAGGAAACCATAGATACtttttttaggtctcttttattgaaattaatacagCGGAGGCTGGAATTTTCAAAGGTTTTTTAGTTAGTCAGCAAGTAAGCTTTCCACTGTTGCATTTGAGTTTATCGAACACGATTGAGTACTTTTTGATATTGCAAAATGATAACTCAGAATCCTGCTCATTAGTTTCCAATGTACATGGCTTTCAAACTATATTTACCGTTTACCTTAACTAAGAACAATACTGCATagtcgaaaaaaataaaataacaaagccATGTTTTCGGGAGGAAAATTCGTACTTTTTCAAGTAGCAGCTCTTTAATGAGCCATTTTGCAATAGAACTGCAAATTATAAGGTCTAAAATTTAACAAACCACATAAAAACTTTAGGAataagcatttgtttaccccacggcggccatttttaaatgctgattttgacaattcgttagACTGCTCAATATATTCGCAAAGTGGAAGATATCAAATAAATCGGAGTTAGAAGAAGAGATCATTGAATTGATGGTTGATTATCGgctaacaaaaattttcaccAAACAAAGAGATTCTCTTAGGAGGAATACCGAATGGAATTTTCGTaattaaaatttagatatttaatgGACACATGtatacaattaattataatgtaGGAATAGAAAACTTTTCTTAGTGTATTCTGTTGTAGCagtccaattaaaaaaaacttaaactTTTTTGTCGCAACTCGtagattgaggttatgttgttATTTTGACCATAAATATGTTTGTTATTGATTcacttttgttaatattttataaaaacatttcttcTGAAACGATCTTTTGAAGGTTtagatatttgttttcaataactttgtctatttatatttaatatagatATCGTTTCTTCGTTACGATGGCCTGAACGTGTGATGCAAAAGATCCAAGGCAATCGACTTTACGCCTCACTTTTACTAGGAAAAAGTATAGAAGCTGatcaaaatatttgtgttttgtGTGATGTTTTGATAGGTCTTTTACTTGAAGAGAAATCTCTCGGCATGACTAACGTTCAATTATCTTCTGAAGGCGAATATTTCTgtgaagttttaaattttgaagacGCTAAAGTTTGCGAAGGGGTTATAGGTCCGCACGTAGTaagtttttgtcattttttttatatatttttaaataaattcctttaatttcttatttctcgaACCTTTTGACATCTTTATGCATCTAAAtggtcttgattttaggtctcttctgatttaaaattagtttttttaatgattttttagagatcgatgaaaaattaacttttaaaacagaaaagacttgaaatatttttatataatgatattgaattgaattaggAAACGTATGATTTTGATTCTTTCTTGCTCCTAGAATAGCGGCGtaacttttgaggttatgtagcGTTTTGGCTACTTTTGAGTCCATAAAGATCAAAATTACATCCTGAAATTGCAGAAAAATTACATAAGTTCCAACTTGAACTGAATATTAAGTTATAAGTTACGATATCTCGATGAAAAAGAGgttaataatatttgatgatACTGTTTTTATCATCATCAAGTAAGTTACGTTGATATGTAATATGACTAGTACCTAGATGATATTAATTGTTAGGAATTTATGGCCTAAAATTGTAGGCCAGATTTACacaaaattttgaggttattgaGCGATTCTGCACGAAGAACTACTTCGAAATTGACCTCTAGCTTCTCAAGAATTACTACATTAGTTTTTCGGAAGTTCAAACtgcatttaaatgaaaaaaattagagtTCTACTAGAAGTTACaggaataaatcaaattaaagctCATTTGAATCAAAACAAGAAAGAGGTATTCTTATTATGTTGATCTTTACTTTTATAGCTCTAGATCAAACTTCCTCCTTccattctaaataaaaaaaatggaaagtttgATGGAAAGTGACACAAAAAAGTCAAGATCTGTATTCAGATGAACCAGAACAAAACTGCATTTTCCCAACTctaaattgagttttttatgTCCTCTTTTTCCTTTTGTAAATGGAACAGAGACAAGTTTGATGGAAAAAGAGGAACGAAAGTGTTGAAATTAACTTTTAGCTCCAAATTAAATTGAGATCTTCTTGGAGAATCTTCTACACCTTTTTAGCTCTaggctgttaataaaaaaaatcaacgttCAGCTGAACCAAAATCTAAAAGTCACCTTCTTGCTGCATCTTCCTTATATTCACAGTTCTAGATTGAGTTTTTTGATGACTTTCCCTTCTTCCTCttcttataaatgaaaaagcacaaatttagataaaaaatgacagaaaaaagTGAGAAAACCAGTTTTCAGTTCCACCAAAACAAGATTGAGATCTTCTTAGAGAGTTTTTTGCACCTTTTTAGCTCTAGGTTGTTGATAGTTGAATTTTTTGTGGACCTCGCCTTCGTCCTCTTCTCCTAAATGAAACAACGGAAAATCTGATGATATGTGACAGAAATAAGTGAATAAATCAACGTTCAGCTGAACCGAAACCAAAAAGAAATCTTCTGCTGCATCTTCCTTATATTCACAGTTCTAGATTgagttttttgatgatttttccttcttcctcttcttataaatgaaaaagCGCCAAATTAGATAGAAAATGACAGAAAAAAGTGTGAAAACCACTTTTCAGTTCCACCAAAACAAGATTGAGATCTTCTTAGAGAGTTTTCTGCACCTTTTTAGCTCTAGGCTGTTGATAGTTGAATTTTTTGTGGACCTCGCCTTCGTCCTTTTCTCCTAAATGAAACAATGGAAAATCTGATGATATGTGACAGAAATAAGTGAATAAATCAACGTTCAGCTGAACCGAAACCAAAAAGAAATCTTCTGCTGCATCTTCCTTATATTCACAGTTCTAGATTgagttttttgatgatttttccttcttcctcttcttataaatgaaaaagCGCCAAATTAGATAGAAAATGACAGAAAAAAGTGTGAAAACCACTTTTCAGTTCCACCAAAACAAGATTGAGATCTTCTTAGAGAGTTTTCTGCACCTTTTTAGCTCTAGGCTGTTGATAGTTGAATTTTTTGTGGACCTCGCCTTCGTCCTTTTCTCCTAAATGAAACAATGGAAAATCTGATGATATGTGACAAAAATAAGTGAATAAATCAACGTTCAGCTGAACCGAAACCAAAAAGAAATCTTCTGCTGCATCTTCCTTATATTCACAGTTCTAGATTgagttttttgatgatttttccttcttcctcttcttataaatgaaaaagCGCCAAATTAGATAGAAAATGACAGAAAAAAGTGTGAAAACCACTTTTCAGTTCCACCAAAACAAGATTGAGATCTTCTTAGAGAGTTTTCTGCACCTTTTTAGCTCTAGGTTGTTGATAGTTGAATTTTTTGTGGACCTCGCCTTCTTCCTCTCctcctaaataaaaaaaactaacaaactGATACAATCTGACtgatataagtgaaaaaatcaaCGTTCAGCTGAACCGAAACTAAAAAGAAATCTTCTTGCTGCATCTTACTTATTTTCACAGTTCTAGATTgagttttttgatgatttttccttcttcctcttcttataaatgaaaaagCGCCAAATTAGATAGAAAATGACAGAAAAAAGTGTGAAAACCACTTTTCAGTTCCACCAAAACAAGATTGAGATCTTCTTAGAGAGTTTTCTGCACCTTTTTAGCTCTAGGCTGTTGATAGTTGAATTTTTTGTGGACCTCGCCTTCTTCCTCTCctcctaaataaaaaaaactaacaaactGATACAATCTGACtgatataagtgaaaaaatcaaCGTTCAGCTGAACCGAAACTAAAAAGAAATCTTCTTGCTGCATCTTACTTATTTTCACAGTTCTAGATTgagttttttgatgatttttccttcttcctcttcttataaataaaaaagcgCCAAATTAGATAGAAAATGACAGAAAAAAGTGTGAAAACCACTTTTCAGTTCCACCAAAACAAGATTGAGATCTTCTTAGAGAGTTTTCTGCACCTTTTTAGCTCTAGGTTGTTGATAGTTGAATTTTTTGTGGACCTCGCCTTCTTCCTCTCctcctaaataaaaaaaactaacaaactGATACAATCTGACtgatataagtgaaaaaatcaaCGTTCAGCTGAACCGAAACTAAAAAGAAATCTTCTTGCTGCATCTTACTTATTTTCACAGTTCTAGATTgagttttttgatgatttttccttcttcctcttcttataaataaaaaagcgCCAAATTAGATAGAAAATGACAGAAAAAAGTGTGAAAACCACTTTTCAGTTCCACCAAAACAAGATTGAGATCTTCTTAGAGAGTTTTCTGCACCTTTTTAGCTCTAGGTTGTTGATAGTTGAATTTTTTGTGGACCTCGCCTTCTTCCTCTTctcctaaataaaaaaaactaacaaactGATACAATCTGACtgatataagtgaaaaaatcaaCGTTCAGCTGAACCGAAACTAAAAAGAAATCTTCTTGCTGCATCTTACTTATTTTCACAGTTCTAGATTgagttttttgatgatttttccttcttcctcttcttataaatgaaaaagCGCCAAATTAGATAGAAAATGACAGAAAAAAGTGTGAAAACCACTTTTCAGTTCCACCAAAACAAGATTGAGATCTTCTTAGAGAGTTTTTTGCACCTTTTTAGCTCTAGGCTGCTGatagttgaattttttgtagACCTCGCCTTCTTCCTCTTCtcctaaataaaaaaactaacaatCTGATACAATCTGACtgatataagtgaaaaaatcaaCGTTCAGCTGAACCGAAAccaaaaagaaatattcttgCTGCATCTGCATTGAATGTTTTGGTGACTTCCACTCCTCTTTGTTCTCCtatatgaaaaacaataaatagtttaatgaacaatgaaaaaaaagtgaaaaaaatcgatGTTCCATTGTACCAAAACTATTAAGAAACCTTCTTGCAGCATTCCCCTCATTTATTTCTGTCTCAATTTTagagcaatattttttttcactttcaacATTTCAGGACGTTTTGAGTTACATTGTTGAAGAAGCTACTATAAATAATCTGAATATATGCGCCATGCTTTTGGACTGCGAACAAGGTCAAGATTATTTCGATTGGGACTTGGATATACCCGAAGGCGAAACTGTAGAAAAAGTAGAAGTAATGTATCAATTATATCGATCTTACGTATTCCCCTCGTATATCAcaccaaaatgaaattttaccaATAACACTgctgcaaaaaaaattaatgaagctTGGCGATTCTCATGTAAAATGACGTCCTGAATCTTTTCCATCGCCCCCCATTTTCGGGGGAATCCTTTTATACCCTGAGGTAAAGCTGTCTCTTCCCAAAACCCAGCAGTACTGCGACAGCATGTTTGCATTCCACTTTTCCATCTTAGAGGTGTCTTGATGGATATTCATCGGAGACTGCTCCTAAATTTTCAGTTCAGATTTCCTTTTTGATTTAGGCGTTTCATAAACGTTGAatcttagaaaaaatataccgaacacactgtttacaccaccactacaccaacactcgcaattacaccgtctgaagcgcgtttcgataaccaagttatcgtcttcagatactgaaggtaaATTGCTTGCCAGACAGTATAATTGCGaatgttggtgtaaacagtgtgttcagtacaaatatcaccaacggttccggaaattccaacttagttctCTAATTTGGGGACCCACAAAAATTCCTTTCTTGATTTTAGCTTCGCTTTCAAACATTGAAACGCCTCACATGTCTTGCGCATTGCTTTCACAAACTGCTTGATCAATCCAAGCTGGATGTGCAAAAAtggtaattaaatattttccttcGGGACTACAGGAAGCAGCAATATTTTGTGAATCCTGACTGCAGGCCTGTAACTACTTTTAAGTCAGTGTAAAGTACGTCTCCTTCTTGTCAACATAATATGCAACTGGAATTGATGGTAAGTCATTCCCATTTGCCAAAAGGACTTTTAATTTCGTTTTTGACGAATCTATAAACAGTCTCCATTTGCCTGGGCCATATAACATCTTTAGCTCTGTTATGAATGAATTGGTCTTAAGGCACAACACCAGGTCTTCTTCAGGTGACTTCAGGTCATCTTTAGGAGGGCCTCGTCCTCTTCTTCGTGCCAAAATGGATGCGAACCTCTTGGGGTGATGAAGAAGGCCACTTGCTCTTACCTAATTTCTAACTAAGAAATCATCTGGTATCGGAGGTCTTCCAAGGACGATGTCTGACTTTAACGAGCTCAATTCCAGAAGGTTCTTGTTCGACCAAGTGCACCAGACTGTCGTAGGATCGATTCGGTCACGTATTTATGTTATTCCGCCTCTCTGGCTTCCTAACCGAACCGATCAATGGCACGACATCCCTCCTGTCGGAAGAATCTTCTTGGTTGGAACCCTCAGGCAAGCGCAGTGGTCTGGGCGTGGTGTTCGCCTTCTCCTTCGGAAGTTGGTTGATATCCCATTAGTTGGGCGCCATGTCGTCGTCGTCTTCAGGAGGGCCTGGACAATAGGAATTGACCCTCTTCTTCGTGCCAAAATGGGTATAAACCTTTTAGGATGATGAACAAGGCCACTTGCTCTTACCTCCTTTCTAACTAAGAAGTCATCTGGTGTCGGAGGTCTTCCAAGGACGATGTCTGACTTTGACAAAATCTCTAATTCCGATTGACTAAGCTGGTGAGGTTGCCGAGAAAAATAAGTAGGGGATATCATTGAGATCATTTTACATAGGAATCGTCAAGAATGGTGCGCTAAAAGCACGATTTCTTCGAGGTATTCAAGGAAATTCTTTTTCAGTCGACCGGTGCTAAAACTTTCAGAATCGGACACATAACAGACATACATTACGATCCTAATTACACTGAAGGTAAAGCTGTAGATTGCGGAGAGCCTCTGTGCTGTCAATCTGATCAAAATGACGCCAAATCGGGCGAAGAAGCTTGTGGTTACTGGGGCGCTTCATCGAATTCCGACGCCCCGCTACAATTGGTCGAAGAAGTTTTCAAAGAAATGGTTAAGAAGGTGAAGTAAACGATAgatttttgaaatcattatttattttacgtATCCTAGGACTTGGATTACGTTTATTTCACTGGCGATTTAGTGTCTCATAGAGTTTGGGAAACGAGCAGAGAATCCAATACCGctactattaaaaaaatcgtgCAATTATTTAAATCTACTTTTAACGATATTCCCGTGTATCCCGTTCTCGGGAACCACGAAGCCCATCCAGTGAACGTGTGAgtataaaacgaaaatttttcttattcttcATCTGTATCTTTGATACGAAGAGGACGTTTCTTACAGATTCGCTCCATTATCTATCGGTGATGATTTGAACACGCAGTGGTTGTACGATTTGATTCTGGATGAATGGTCTGCGTGGTTGAATACCGATTCGATTAAAGAAACTATTAGAAGAGGAGGTTTCTATACCGTTCTTGTAAGAGAAGGTTTTAGAGTCGTAGTTTTGAACAACAACGTTTGCTCTATAGAAAACTGGTAAGTACGGAGCtaatctaataataatactacttCTTTAGCTAGTTTTTTAACTTGTCCATCCCCTGCAAACACGAtcaaattaaagataaaaaaagctCGCCAGTTGGAGTCTGCCGTGTGGAATTGCCTGTAGATATTGAGCTTAAACTTCTATGGATTGTAATGAACGGTAAAGACGTGCCTCGATGGCTGATTCTCCATAGCTCCAGTCCATATTTTAGTGACATAAGCCAGTAGATCCACGATTGATCAATCAGCCTAGCAGGCTCAAGATATCTCAAGATTTCTTAGGATAGTAAATGCTGGGAACTGTCTGCGCGTAATCTTTATTGATGTCCAAACCTTTGAGAAGTTTGCCACATCTCGTTGACAATATTCTATGTCTGGCATCGATGTACCAACTGCAGGAAAGCTAATTTAGTAGCAAACATGCTACCCCGCTTTCTCTTTTGCGGTTATTGTGAATAACCCATCTTTGATACCTTAGTGATGGTCCGAAAAGAGTTCGTACCAGGATAGTGTGTACCTAGAAATCACGAAATGGGTGCTGCATTCCGACAAAGCATCCAGTCATTGTTTTTGGAATGTGACGCTTCCAGATTGATACGAAAGGCACCCTATTCGTTGGATCTTTCCCCAAAATGAAAACCTCGTGAAATAAACGCATTTTGAATCCTTTTTTGCTAAAAACTCATGCGCAATTCAAGAGAAATGGACTGGTACGTTGTCGTAATAATCTTGAAGATGCCTAGTCGTACTGCTGCTTTAGGCGATCTGTCTAGTCACTGTTTGACTAGGAGGAGTACATAGATACAGTGgatttcgtaaaaaaatcaacagtaTTACCTTTAGTAGCTTTTTTTGGACGTTTCTTATCGGTTTACAAATCTAGGGGTTATACTAAAAATTCCAGTTGTTGTTTTACTCAATCAGCGTCTGTGGTTGCTCTGAATGGTGTACAAAGAATCGTTGCGAATCGAATAGGACAGAAAGAGGCGATTTTTTTGAACATACTTGAATCCCTAGTAGGAATTTGATTAGATTTTCTTATTCCCGAAAACTCTGGAAGTTGACCTGGACAGAATAACAGATGTAGTAATGGATCTGAAGACGCAATAGCGCAAAAAATATCATGTTTGGAATCCAGCTAATTCGGACCAAAAGAAAAACACGTTAAGTACAAATTTTTGATACCAGTTTCTATTTTCAATACCCAGGTGGAATCTTTATGATAACAACGATCCTTACGGTCAGTTAAAATGGTTGGTAGAAGTTCTGGAACAAGCAGAAAAAGACAAAGAAATCGTACACATCTTGTATCATATACAAACTTCTTCTTGTCTTGGTAGTTGGGGTAAGGCGTTTAGAAAAATTCTTAACAGGTAGGTAGTTTATTAAATCCAAAAATGACGATAAGtttgagaaatttttgtttgaagatTTTCGAATACAGTTGCGGCACAATTCAACGGACACACGCACAGGGATCAGTTCTTCGTTCACTATAACAGCGATAATAAACCTATCGGAGTCAGTTTCAATGGGGGTTCTTTAATAGCAGATAGCGGCGCTCCTAATTATAAAGTACATTTGGTAGATAGTACTGGTTTTGTAAGTATACAAATCACGGTATCCTCCAAACGataattgtcaaattttgattaatttcctTCTCAAAATAGTTGATCTGTCCAAAGAGAGTTGAGTTAAAAC is from Diorhabda sublineata isolate icDioSubl1.1 chromosome 1, icDioSubl1.1, whole genome shotgun sequence and encodes:
- the LOC130452496 gene encoding sphingomyelin phosphodiesterase-like; translated protein: MKSFTYFSGVCLLICIVYSHANKTDIVSSLRWPERVMQKIQGNRLYASLLLGKSIEADQNICVLCDVLIGLLLEEKSLGMTNVQLSSEGEYFCEVLNFEDAKVCEGVIGPHVDVLSYIVEEATINNLNICAMLLDCEQGQDYFDWDLDIPEGETVEKVESTGAKTFRIGHITDIHYDPNYTEGKAVDCGEPLCCQSDQNDAKSGEEACGYWGASSNSDAPLQLVEEVFKEMVKKDLDYVYFTGDLVSHRVWETSRESNTATIKKIVQLFKSTFNDIPVYPVLGNHEAHPVNVFAPLSIGDDLNTQWLYDLILDEWSAWLNTDSIKETIRRGGFYTVLVREGFRVVVLNNNVCSIENWWNLYDNNDPYGQLKWLVEVLEQAEKDKEIVHILYHIQTSSCLGSWGKAFRKILNRFSNTVAAQFNGHTHRDQFFVHYNSDNKPIGVSFNGGSLIADSGAPNYKVHLVDSTGFDVWDTETYTFDLKTANEKKSIDWKKLYSFREAFGTQNALTPTELDALVFNSLNKNSTLASLYHRYYYKDGPGEAQKECDKECQKNLLCEIVTTVHNDTNICKKL